One stretch of Nitrosococcus watsonii C-113 DNA includes these proteins:
- a CDS encoding NAD(+) synthase: MANKNMSKQETFFNLYHHNFIRATVAVPELRVADPSFNAQKTRDLLGQAADQHSLLVAFPELGLSAYSCDDLFQQQALLAECQQGLRQILNYSKQLPLIGIVGLPLQVEHLLFNCAVVFYRGRLLGVVPKTYVPNYREFYELRQFAPADYALRECIDLCDQKEVPFGSYLLFQVAEQPLLTFHVEICEDLRSPIPPSSYAALAGATVIINLSASNITVGKDDYRRLLANSQSSRCLAAYLYTAAGTGESTTDLAWDGHGMVYENGDCLAETERFSYTSQLASADIDLDRLQQDRMRQNSFGQSRARHRDRLTAFRTIRFSAPLPAQESVLLKRIYERFPYVPSDPINRDRRCQEVYDIQIQGLVKRLQAAHTDKVVIGISGGLDSTQALIICARAMDSMKLPRRHVLAYTMPGFATSERTLNQARQLMAAVGCQAHEIDIRPSCLQMLKDLGHPYAQGEPVYDVTFENVQAGERTSHLFRLANFHSALVVGTGDLSELALGWCTYGVGDHMSHYHVNASVPKTLIQYLIGWVARNQSLSPEASAILEEIRATDISPELVPHKSKEQPGQRSEEVIGPYELQDFHLYYLLRFGYDPTKVAFLAWSAWHDRTCGAWPGIPETQRNQYPLADIKRWLGVFLKRFFQSSQFKRSCVPNGPKVGSGGSLSPRGDYRAPSDSEATAWLTQLERIPDGEPPWDS, encoded by the coding sequence ATGGCCAATAAAAACATGAGCAAGCAAGAGACCTTTTTCAACCTCTATCATCACAATTTTATTCGCGCCACCGTGGCGGTCCCTGAGCTGCGGGTCGCTGATCCTAGCTTTAACGCCCAAAAAACAAGGGATTTGCTGGGGCAAGCCGCGGACCAGCATAGCCTGCTGGTTGCCTTCCCGGAACTGGGGCTTTCCGCCTACTCCTGTGATGATCTCTTCCAGCAACAAGCTTTATTGGCTGAATGCCAGCAGGGGCTTCGTCAAATCCTCAACTATTCCAAGCAGCTCCCCCTCATTGGCATCGTGGGCTTGCCACTGCAAGTTGAGCACTTACTGTTCAACTGCGCTGTTGTGTTTTATCGGGGCCGTCTCCTGGGGGTAGTGCCTAAAACCTATGTGCCCAATTACCGGGAGTTCTACGAGCTGCGCCAGTTTGCTCCGGCTGATTACGCCCTGCGGGAGTGCATCGATCTGTGTGACCAGAAGGAGGTGCCCTTCGGTAGCTATCTCTTGTTTCAGGTGGCGGAACAGCCTCTGCTGACTTTCCATGTCGAAATCTGCGAGGATTTGCGGTCACCCATCCCCCCTTCTTCCTATGCGGCTTTAGCCGGAGCTACGGTGATCATTAATCTTTCCGCCTCCAATATTACCGTGGGTAAAGATGATTACCGTCGCCTCCTCGCCAATAGCCAATCGAGTCGCTGTTTGGCCGCCTACCTCTACACCGCCGCCGGGACCGGGGAATCCACCACGGATCTGGCCTGGGATGGCCATGGCATGGTGTATGAGAATGGCGATTGCTTGGCCGAAACGGAACGATTCAGCTATACCTCCCAACTAGCCTCGGCCGATATCGACCTGGACCGCCTGCAACAAGATCGGATGCGTCAAAATAGCTTTGGCCAGTCTCGCGCCCGCCATCGGGATCGGCTAACGGCCTTCCGGACCATTCGTTTCTCGGCCCCTCTTCCCGCGCAGGAATCGGTGCTCCTCAAGCGAATCTATGAACGTTTTCCCTATGTTCCCAGCGATCCCATAAACCGGGATCGACGCTGCCAGGAAGTCTATGACATCCAAATCCAAGGCTTAGTCAAGCGGCTTCAAGCGGCCCACACGGATAAAGTGGTTATTGGCATCTCAGGCGGGCTGGATTCTACCCAGGCGCTTATCATCTGCGCCCGCGCAATGGATAGTATGAAGCTGCCTCGCCGCCACGTGCTAGCCTACACCATGCCTGGTTTTGCCACCAGCGAGCGAACCTTGAACCAAGCGCGGCAGTTAATGGCAGCCGTGGGGTGCCAAGCCCATGAAATCGACATTCGCCCGAGTTGCCTGCAAATGCTAAAGGACCTGGGCCATCCCTATGCCCAGGGCGAACCAGTCTATGACGTGACTTTTGAAAACGTACAGGCAGGGGAGCGCACCAGCCATCTATTCCGGCTTGCCAATTTTCATAGTGCCCTGGTGGTCGGGACCGGCGACCTAAGCGAGTTAGCGCTGGGCTGGTGCACCTATGGAGTCGGGGATCACATGTCCCATTATCATGTCAACGCTAGCGTGCCTAAGACGCTCATTCAATATCTTATAGGCTGGGTAGCGCGCAACCAATCATTAAGCCCGGAGGCCAGCGCCATTCTGGAAGAAATACGGGCAACCGACATAAGCCCGGAACTGGTTCCCCACAAAAGCAAGGAACAACCCGGCCAGCGCTCGGAAGAAGTTATCGGACCCTACGAACTCCAGGATTTTCATCTTTATTACCTCCTACGGTTCGGTTATGATCCCACTAAAGTTGCCTTTCTCGCCTGGTCTGCCTGGCACGATCGGACTTGCGGCGCCTGGCCTGGCATTCCGGAAACCCAACGCAACCAATACCCCTTGGCTGACATAAAGCGCTGGCTGGGGGTTTTTCTAAAACGGTTTTTCCAATCCAGCCAGTTCAAGCGAAGCTGTGTGCCCAATGGACCCAAGGTAGGCTCCGGAGGCTCCTTGTCGCCCCGTGGCGACTACCGTGCCCCCAGCGACAGCGAGGCCACGGCCTGGCTCACCCAACTAGAGCGGATTCCCGATGGGGAACCCCCATGGGATTCATGA
- a CDS encoding DUF488 domain-containing protein — MSKIALKRAYEEPDKDDGCRVLVDRLWPRGIKKEDAAIDEWLKEIGPSNELRKWFGHDPDKWPEFRKRYFQELEKNPEVVEPLIDIVKNQPQVTLVFSAKDSEHNNAVALKEYLEEKQSSK, encoded by the coding sequence GTGAGTAAAATTGCCCTGAAGAGAGCCTATGAGGAACCGGATAAAGATGATGGCTGTCGTGTTTTAGTGGACCGTCTCTGGCCCCGGGGAATTAAAAAAGAAGACGCTGCTATTGATGAGTGGCTTAAAGAGATTGGGCCTAGTAATGAGCTGCGGAAATGGTTTGGGCATGATCCGGACAAATGGCCAGAATTCAGAAAACGCTATTTCCAGGAGCTGGAAAAGAACCCGGAAGTAGTGGAGCCATTGATCGACATAGTCAAAAACCAGCCGCAAGTTACCTTGGTTTTTAGTGCTAAGGATAGCGAACATAATAACGCAGTGGCCTTAAAAGAATATTTGGAAGAAAAACAATCATCAAAATGA
- a CDS encoding integrin alpha produces MHDNKATFTSCSVSSRSDSQSSTHPPRALAPRPLAVALRRVLGGGLLAAGLMGPALGQSPGPDLSPAPAPSQSKSLDLSTLDGSNGFTINGRGSSVSGAGDVNGDGFNDIVIGASSASPNGENSGQSYVVFGTNGGFPSTLELSALDGSNGFIINGIAAGDYSGISVSGAGDVNGDGFDDLVIGAPSASPNIDHSGQSYVVFGTNGGFPSTLELSALDGSNGFMINGIAAGDSSGSSVSGAGDVNGDGFDDIVIGAYGARLDSDQSGQSYLVFGASGGFPAVVELSALDDSNGFIINNIGRYDYSALSVSGAGDVDNDGFGDVLIGIRNLVGDGGVDVGGGTYVIFGGSSGFGNVVLIDPSYYPDDILVSGAGDVNGDGVDDFVIGAPGVPPYSSYSGRSYVVFGTSGGGLPTDLSTLDGSNGFTIDGIPINPSSGAVWSSVSGAGDVNGDGLDDILIGAPGASPNGTWSGQSYVVFGTDGGFPAALDLSALDGSNGFIMNGIAAGDSLGDSVSGVGDVNGDGVDDFLINAPGAGDSGQSYVVFGVASGGPAVLLKGLVAEVEALDLPAGLEHWLARPLKRAEKKLAQGEVAKALYKVVGFIQRARVLRQYGILPAAEANALIAQAKTIIKALLDLPELSGVAAADRLPADLIPSDGLVPAGPPAATR; encoded by the coding sequence ATGCACGATAATAAAGCTACTTTTACTTCTTGTTCCGTTTCAAGCCGCTCTGATTCACAGAGCTCTACTCATCCACCTCGTGCCCTTGCGCCGCGGCCTTTGGCGGTGGCGCTTCGCCGGGTGCTGGGTGGAGGGTTGCTGGCGGCGGGGTTGATGGGTCCGGCCCTGGGGCAAAGCCCGGGCCCGGACTTAAGCCCGGCTCCGGCCCCGAGTCAGAGCAAAAGCTTGGATTTGTCCACCCTGGATGGGAGCAACGGCTTTACCATTAATGGTAGAGGCTCCTCGGTGAGTGGGGCGGGAGATGTGAATGGAGACGGGTTCAATGATATTGTGATTGGCGCATCCAGCGCTAGCCCCAATGGCGAGAATTCGGGCCAGAGCTACGTGGTGTTTGGAACCAATGGAGGGTTTCCCTCGACGCTGGAACTCTCCGCTCTGGATGGCAGCAATGGCTTTATCATCAACGGCATTGCAGCCGGTGACTACTCGGGCATCTCGGTGAGCGGGGCAGGGGATGTGAATGGGGACGGGTTCGATGACCTGGTGATTGGCGCGCCTAGCGCCAGCCCCAACATCGACCATTCAGGCCAGAGCTACGTGGTGTTTGGAACCAATGGAGGGTTTCCCTCGACGCTGGAACTCTCCGCTCTGGATGGCAGCAATGGCTTTATGATCAATGGCATTGCGGCCGGCGACTCCTCGGGTTCCTCGGTGAGTGGGGCGGGAGATGTGAATGGAGACGGGTTCGATGATATTGTGATTGGCGCGTATGGCGCCCGACTCGATAGTGATCAATCGGGCCAGAGCTACCTGGTGTTTGGGGCCAGCGGGGGTTTTCCCGCAGTGGTGGAACTGTCCGCCCTGGATGACAGCAACGGCTTTATCATCAACAACATCGGGCGCTATGATTATTCAGCTCTGTCGGTAAGCGGCGCGGGGGATGTGGATAACGATGGGTTTGGTGATGTCCTTATCGGCATACGCAATTTAGTTGGCGACGGAGGGGTAGATGTGGGCGGCGGAACCTACGTGATATTTGGAGGCAGTAGTGGATTCGGTAACGTAGTCCTCATCGATCCATCCTATTATCCTGACGATATTTTAGTGAGTGGGGCGGGGGATGTAAATGGGGATGGAGTCGATGACTTTGTGATTGGTGCGCCTGGCGTCCCTCCTTACAGCTCCTATTCGGGCCGGAGCTATGTGGTATTTGGGACAAGTGGGGGTGGCTTGCCGACGGATCTCTCCACCCTCGATGGGAGTAATGGCTTTACCATCGATGGTATTCCGATTAATCCCAGCAGCGGCGCGGTATGGTCGTCGGTGAGTGGTGCGGGAGATGTGAACGGGGACGGGCTCGATGACATTTTGATTGGCGCGCCTGGCGCTAGCCCCAACGGCACATGGTCGGGCCAGAGTTATGTGGTGTTTGGGACGGATGGGGGGTTTCCCGCGGCGCTGGATCTCTCTGCCCTGGATGGCAGTAACGGTTTTATCATGAATGGTATTGCGGCCGGTGACTCTTTGGGTGATTCGGTGAGTGGGGTGGGAGATGTGAATGGAGATGGAGTCGATGACTTTCTGATTAATGCGCCTGGTGCCGGCGATTCAGGCCAGAGCTACGTAGTGTTTGGGGTGGCCTCGGGGGGACCAGCGGTTTTGCTCAAGGGACTGGTTGCCGAGGTGGAAGCGCTAGATCTGCCGGCGGGGCTTGAACACTGGCTGGCCAGGCCGCTTAAAAGGGCCGAGAAGAAGCTGGCCCAGGGCGAGGTAGCCAAGGCGCTCTACAAGGTGGTGGGTTTTATCCAGCGGGCGAGGGTGCTGCGGCAATACGGGATACTGCCGGCGGCCGAGGCCAACGCTCTGATTGCCCAGGCCAAGACTATTATCAAGGCGCTGCTGGACTTGCCGGAGCTCTCGGGCGTTGCCGCCGCGGATCGTCTTCCCGCCGACCTGATCCCCAGTGACGGGCTGGTACCGGCAGGACCTCCCGCCGCCACCCGGTAG
- a CDS encoding integrin alpha: MNDNKATFTSRPVSSRSDSQISTHPPRALAPRPLAVALRRVLGGGLLAAGLMNPALGQSLSLELSDLDGSNGFALNGIGPGDSLGDSVSGAGDMNGDGFDDLVIGAPDASPNGVSGAGQSYVVFGTSGRFPASLDLSTLDGGNGFIVNGIAAFDGSGRSVSGAGDINGDGFDDLVIGAPDASPDGVSGAGQSYVVFGTSGGFPVSLDLSTLDGGNGFIINGVAAADHSGRSVSGAGDVNGDGFDDLVIGAPSADPNGSRSGQSYVVFGTNTGFPAALELTALDGSNGFALNGIAAFDGSGWSVSGAGDVNGDGFDDLVIGAPAAGSPFAPPFRPHGSGSGQSYVVFGTGGGFPAAVELSALDGSNGFSLNGIAAYDNAGSSVSGAGDVNGDGFDDLVIGAPTASPSGDYSGQSYVVFGTGGRFPAALERFALDGSNGFALNGIAAFDLSGRSVGGAGDVNGDGFDDIVIGAPGADPNGVSGAGQSYMVFGTNTGFPAALELSVLDGGNGFALNGIAGVAGDLFLSAGDLSGWSVSGAGDVNGDGLDDILIGAPGASPNGDHSGQSYVVFGTPSASGPAALFKGLLTDVGALGLPAGLERWLAERCGDVFNRSGLCSSSRSFQRPKPTPPTRGVY, encoded by the coding sequence ATGAACGATAACAAAGCTACTTTTACTTCTCGTCCCGTTTCAAGCCGCTCTGATTCACAGATCTCTACTCATCCACCTCGCGCCCTTGCGCCGCGGCCTTTGGCGGTGGCGCTTCGCCGGGTGCTGGGTGGAGGGTTGTTGGCGGCGGGCCTGATGAACCCGGCCCTGGGGCAGAGCCTAAGCCTGGAGCTTTCCGATCTGGATGGCAGCAACGGCTTTGCACTCAATGGCATCGGACCCGGTGATTCCTTGGGCGATTCGGTGAGTGGTGCGGGGGATATGAACGGCGATGGGTTCGATGATCTGGTGATTGGCGCACCCGATGCCAGCCCCAACGGTGTTAGCGGAGCAGGCCAGAGCTATGTGGTGTTCGGGACCAGCGGGAGATTTCCCGCAAGTCTGGATCTGTCCACTTTGGATGGTGGTAACGGTTTTATCGTCAACGGCATCGCGGCCTTTGATGGCTCGGGCCGGTCGGTGAGTGGTGCGGGGGATATAAACGGCGATGGATTTGATGATCTGGTGATTGGCGCGCCTGATGCCAGTCCCGACGGTGTTAGCGGAGCGGGCCAGAGCTATGTGGTGTTTGGGACTAGCGGCGGTTTTCCCGTAAGTCTGGATCTGTCCACTTTGGATGGCGGCAATGGCTTTATCATCAATGGCGTTGCGGCTGCTGATCACTCGGGCCGCTCGGTAAGCGGAGCGGGAGATGTGAACGGCGACGGGTTTGATGACCTGGTAATTGGCGCGCCCAGCGCCGACCCCAATGGTAGCCGTTCGGGCCAGAGCTACGTGGTGTTTGGGACGAATACGGGCTTTCCAGCCGCGCTAGAACTCACCGCCCTGGATGGAAGTAACGGCTTTGCGCTCAATGGTATCGCGGCCTTTGACGGTTCAGGCTGGTCAGTGAGCGGAGCGGGGGATGTGAACGGCGATGGGTTTGATGACCTGGTGATTGGCGCGCCTGCTGCCGGCTCCCCCTTTGCTCCTCCCTTTCGTCCCCATGGCAGCGGTTCGGGCCAGAGCTATGTAGTGTTTGGGACGGGCGGGGGTTTTCCCGCAGCAGTGGAGTTATCCGCCCTGGATGGGAGTAATGGTTTTTCGCTCAACGGCATCGCGGCCTATGATAACGCAGGCTCTTCGGTGAGCGGCGCGGGGGATGTGAATGGGGATGGATTTGATGATCTGGTGATTGGCGCGCCCACTGCTTCCCCCAGCGGCGACTATTCGGGCCAGAGCTACGTAGTGTTTGGGACGGGTGGAAGGTTTCCCGCCGCGCTGGAACGCTTCGCCCTGGATGGTAGCAACGGTTTTGCGCTCAATGGTATCGCGGCCTTTGACCTCTCGGGCCGGTCGGTGGGTGGTGCGGGGGATGTGAACGGCGATGGGTTCGATGACATTGTGATTGGCGCGCCTGGCGCCGATCCCAACGGTGTTAGCGGGGCGGGTCAGAGCTACATGGTGTTTGGGACGAATACGGGCTTTCCCGCCGCGCTGGAACTATCTGTCCTGGATGGCGGCAACGGTTTTGCGCTCAATGGCATCGCCGGGGTTGCCGGTGACCTCTTCTTGAGCGCTGGTGACCTCTCGGGCTGGTCGGTGAGCGGAGCGGGAGATGTGAACGGGGACGGGTTGGATGACATTCTGATTGGCGCGCCTGGCGCCAGCCCCAACGGCGACCATTCGGGCCAGAGCTATGTGGTGTTTGGCACGCCCTCGGCCAGCGGCCCGGCGGCTTTGTTCAAGGGGCTGCTTACCGACGTTGGCGCTTTGGGTTTGCCGGCGGGGCTGGAGCGCTGGCTGGCCGAAAGGTGCGGGGATGTATTTAATAGGTCAGGGCTTTGCAGCAGCTCAAGATCATTCCAGAGACCGAAGCCAACGCCTCCAACAAGGGGGGTTTATTAA
- a CDS encoding V-type ATPase subunit: MHRSFLTITKSPSITTVTRYAYLNTLVSALSGRLLSAEQLRDLVDPSASDASVLLRAAGLMAVSLQTMEDRSLEQTLVDTLWMEAQRLIRPLRAEARELASYWLRRFEIGNLKIVLRGKLTGRPKEAIQADLIKINGITALPLNALMEAEDAQEMLHCLEGTPYAGVARQARSVYGGEPYDVPHVGGEGRELFLIEATMDREYYSGLAWRVNAIQEALDRHYLRILIGYLIDQTNLVWLLRYRFAYRLGPPLTYFLLCPGGYHLRSQHLLALARGENFEETLHNLPTPLALLVAGAVSTSEVEDRLGSHVLEVAQFILKRTTFNLGRAFAYLLLREKELLRIHGIIKGRTLQLAPHLIHQAMGLESAGFREDESF, encoded by the coding sequence ATGCACCGTTCTTTTTTAACGATCACCAAGAGCCCTTCTATAACCACCGTTACCCGTTATGCTTATTTGAATACCTTGGTTTCGGCTCTCTCCGGGCGTCTCCTGTCGGCAGAACAGCTCCGGGATCTGGTGGACCCATCGGCCTCGGATGCTTCGGTTTTGTTGCGCGCTGCCGGATTAATGGCGGTTTCCCTGCAAACAATGGAGGATCGCTCTTTGGAACAGACCCTAGTGGATACTTTGTGGATGGAAGCCCAACGACTCATTCGTCCTCTCAGGGCCGAAGCCCGGGAGCTTGCGAGCTATTGGCTACGCCGTTTTGAGATAGGTAACCTGAAAATTGTGCTCCGGGGTAAGTTGACTGGACGTCCAAAGGAGGCCATCCAAGCCGATCTTATTAAGATTAATGGAATAACGGCCTTGCCCTTGAACGCGTTGATGGAGGCCGAGGATGCTCAGGAGATGCTCCATTGTTTAGAGGGAACCCCCTATGCTGGTGTTGCCCGCCAGGCCCGTTCGGTCTATGGAGGAGAGCCTTATGATGTGCCTCATGTCGGAGGAGAGGGCCGAGAATTGTTTCTTATCGAAGCCACAATGGATAGAGAATACTATAGCGGATTGGCGTGGCGGGTAAACGCTATCCAAGAAGCACTGGACCGCCATTATCTGCGAATATTGATCGGCTATCTCATTGACCAAACTAACCTGGTTTGGTTGTTACGCTACCGGTTTGCTTACCGTCTTGGGCCACCGCTAACCTATTTTCTTTTATGCCCCGGTGGGTATCATTTGCGTAGCCAGCACTTGCTGGCCCTCGCCCGTGGGGAAAACTTCGAGGAAACTTTACACAATCTACCCACTCCTTTAGCCCTTTTGGTAGCAGGGGCGGTTTCCACTTCCGAGGTGGAAGACAGACTGGGAAGCCATGTACTCGAAGTCGCGCAATTTATCCTGAAACGCACTACTTTTAATTTGGGACGGGCCTTCGCTTATCTACTTCTTCGTGAAAAAGAATTATTACGCATCCATGGGATCATCAAGGGCCGCACTTTGCAGCTCGCCCCCCATCTTATTCACCAGGCCATGGGACTGGAAAGTGCTGGTTTCAGGGAGGATGAGTCTTTTTAG
- a CDS encoding TIGR03032 family protein: protein MTAPIFEFLVSRQFTAWLAEQRVSLALTTYQAGKLFLLGVNPDGRLSVFNRTFARCMGLHATPSTLWMSSLYQLWRFENTLEPGQNYQGFDRLFVPRLAYTTGDLDIHDIAPDGAGRPVFVSALFSCLATVSERYSFAPLWRPLFISKLAAEDRCHLNGLAMDGGQPRFVTAVSQSDVADGWRDHRVEGGVLIEVTSGEVVLEGLSMPHSPRLYRDKLWLLDSGRGEFGYVDLARGRFEPVAFCPGYARGLGFIGDFAVVGLSQPRHNQSFSGLPLEERLQARHAEPRCGLQVIDINRGDAVHTLRISGVIEELYDVAVLPGVHRPMALGFRSDEIRRMISVAPELAN, encoded by the coding sequence ATGACCGCGCCCATCTTCGAATTTCTGGTCTCGCGCCAATTCACCGCCTGGCTCGCTGAACAGCGGGTGAGCCTGGCGTTGACCACTTACCAGGCGGGAAAGTTGTTTCTGCTGGGGGTTAACCCGGATGGGAGACTGTCGGTGTTCAACCGCACCTTTGCCCGCTGCATGGGTCTGCATGCTACCCCCAGCACACTCTGGATGAGCAGCCTCTACCAACTCTGGCGGTTCGAGAATACCCTCGAGCCGGGGCAGAATTACCAGGGCTTTGACCGGTTGTTTGTTCCTCGGTTGGCCTATACGACCGGGGATCTGGATATCCATGACATTGCCCCCGATGGCGCGGGCCGACCGGTGTTCGTCAGTGCCCTGTTTAGTTGTTTGGCTACGGTGAGCGAGCGCTATAGCTTTGCGCCCTTGTGGCGACCGCTGTTCATCTCCAAGCTCGCCGCCGAGGACCGCTGTCATCTAAACGGCCTGGCCATGGACGGGGGCCAGCCGCGTTTCGTTACTGCGGTGAGCCAAAGCGATGTAGCCGACGGCTGGCGGGATCACCGTGTCGAGGGCGGTGTGCTTATAGAGGTTACGAGCGGTGAAGTGGTGCTTGAAGGACTGTCCATGCCCCACTCACCGCGTCTCTACCGGGATAAATTGTGGTTGCTGGACTCAGGTCGGGGCGAGTTCGGTTATGTTGACCTGGCGCGGGGCCGCTTCGAGCCGGTAGCCTTCTGCCCTGGCTATGCCCGGGGCTTGGGCTTTATCGGTGACTTTGCCGTGGTGGGGTTGTCACAACCACGGCACAACCAGAGTTTTTCTGGCCTTCCCCTTGAGGAGCGCCTCCAGGCTCGCCACGCCGAGCCCCGTTGCGGGTTGCAGGTGATTGATATCAATCGTGGCGATGCGGTGCATACTCTGCGCATCAGTGGGGTGATTGAGGAACTCTATGATGTCGCTGTGCTTCCTGGCGTGCATCGGCCCATGGCCTTGGGCTTTCGGAGCGATGAGATCCGTCGGATGATTAGCGTTGCCCCCGAGCTTGCTAATTAA
- a CDS encoding integrin alpha: MNNQVNPTSFPVPCRPDSTVKFSAAVPRTVALRPLAVALRRVLGGGLLAAGLMGPALGQSLGTVLSPAQVPNQSKSLDLSTLDGSNGFTLNGIAVGDRSGWSVSGAGDVNGDGIDDFLIGAPYADPNGAGQSYVVFGTNGGFPAALDLSALDGSNGFMINGIAAGDSSGSSVSGAGDVNGDGIDDLVIGAPWADPGGRDNAGQSYVVFGNSAGLPATVELSALNGSNGFALNGIAVDDRSGWSVSGAGDVNGDGVDDIILGAPNADLNSVDRAGQSYVVFGTNGGFPAALELSALDGGNGFMINGIAVDDHSGRSVSGAEDVNGDGVDDIILGAPGTSWSYVVFGTSTGFPAVLELSDLDGDNGFVLNGIEVYDFSVLSVSGAGDVNGDGIDDIVIGQAGFSGYSGLSYVVFGTNAGFPAAVDLSALDGSNGFVLGSTLTGSRTGFSVSGAGDVNGDGFDDLLVGAPGTYPFEGDSLGYSYVVFGASTFPSAILLPYDLDGSNGFIINGTELGDRLGHSVGGVGDVNGDGVDDIILGAPSASPNGENSGQSYVVFGTPSVGGPAVLLKGLIAEVEALDLPAGLEHWLARPLKRAEKKLDEGEVAKALYKVVGFIQRARVLRQYGILPADEANALIAQAKTIIKALLDLPELSRVAATDLLPADLIPSDGPVPAGPPATTQ, encoded by the coding sequence ATGAACAACCAAGTTAACCCCACTTCTTTTCCCGTTCCGTGTCGCCCTGATTCCACGGTGAAATTCTCCGCCGCTGTGCCTCGCACCGTGGCGCTGCGGCCTTTGGCGGTGGCCCTTCGCCGGGTGCTGGGCGGAGGGTTGCTGGCGGCGGGCCTGATGGGTCCGGCCCTGGGGCAAAGCCTGGGCACGGTCTTGAGCCCGGCTCAGGTCCCCAATCAGAGCAAGAGCCTGGATCTATCCACTCTGGATGGCAGCAATGGTTTTACGCTCAACGGTATTGCAGTTGGTGATCGCTCGGGCTGGTCAGTGAGCGGAGCGGGGGATGTGAATGGGGACGGGATCGATGACTTTCTGATTGGTGCACCTTATGCCGACCCCAATGGCGCTGGCCAAAGCTACGTGGTGTTTGGAACCAACGGAGGGTTTCCTGCGGCGCTGGATCTCTCTGCCCTGGATGGGAGCAATGGCTTTATGATCAACGGCATTGCGGCCGGTGATAGCTCGGGCTCCTCGGTGAGCGGCGCGGGGGATGTGAATGGGGATGGGATTGATGACCTGGTGATTGGCGCACCCTGGGCCGACCCCGGCGGGCGCGATAATGCGGGCCAGAGCTACGTGGTATTTGGGAACAGCGCGGGCCTTCCCGCGACAGTGGAGTTGTCTGCCCTGAATGGCAGCAATGGTTTTGCGCTCAACGGTATTGCGGTTGATGATCGCTCGGGCTGGTCGGTGAGTGGTGCGGGGGATGTCAATGGCGATGGGGTCGATGACATCATCCTCGGCGCGCCCAATGCCGACCTCAATAGTGTTGATAGAGCAGGCCAGAGTTACGTGGTATTTGGGACCAACGGAGGGTTTCCCGCGGCGCTGGAATTGTCCGCTTTGGATGGCGGCAATGGCTTTATGATCAACGGTATTGCGGTTGATGATCACTCGGGCCGGTCGGTGAGCGGGGCGGAGGATGTCAATGGCGATGGGGTCGATGACATCATCCTCGGCGCGCCCGGCACTAGCTGGAGCTACGTAGTGTTTGGCACGAGCACGGGGTTTCCCGCCGTGCTGGAGCTTTCCGATCTGGATGGCGACAATGGCTTTGTGCTCAACGGCATTGAAGTCTATGACTTCTCAGTTCTCTCGGTGAGCGGGGCGGGGGATGTCAATGGCGATGGGATCGATGACATCGTGATTGGCCAAGCCGGTTTCAGCGGCTATTCAGGCCTGAGTTACGTAGTGTTTGGGACGAATGCGGGATTTCCTGCGGCGGTGGATCTCTCCGCTCTGGATGGCAGTAACGGCTTTGTGCTTGGCAGCACGCTCACCGGTTCCCGTACGGGCTTTTCGGTGAGCGGTGCGGGGGATGTGAATGGGGACGGGTTCGATGATCTTCTGGTTGGCGCCCCCGGTACTTACCCCTTTGAAGGCGACTCGCTGGGTTATAGCTACGTGGTATTTGGAGCGAGTACCTTTCCCTCGGCAATACTTCTCCCCTATGATTTGGATGGTAGCAACGGCTTTATCATCAACGGCACTGAGCTCGGTGACCGTTTGGGCCACTCGGTAGGTGGAGTGGGTGATGTCAATGGCGATGGGGTCGATGACATCATCCTCGGCGCACCTAGCGCCAGCCCCAACGGCGAGAATTCGGGCCAAAGCTACGTAGTATTTGGGACACCCTCGGTCGGTGGTCCGGCGGTTTTGCTCAAGGGGCTGATTGCCGAGGTGGAAGCGCTAGATCTGCCGGCAGGGCTTGAACACTGGCTGGCTAGGCCGCTTAAAAGGGCCGAGAAGAAGCTGGATGAGGGCGAGGTGGCCAAGGCGCTCTACAAGGTGGTGGGGTTTATCCAGCGGGCGAGGGTGCTGCGGCAATACGGGATACTGCCGGCGGACGAAGCCAACGCCCTCATTGCCCAAGCCAAGACTATCATCAAGGCGCTGCTGGACTTGCCGGAGCTCTCGCGTGTTGCCGCCACGGATCTTCTTCCCGCCGACCTGATCCCCAGTGACGGGCCGGTACCGGCAGGTCCTCCTGCCACTACTCAATAG